Proteins encoded within one genomic window of Macaca fascicularis isolate 582-1 chromosome 16, T2T-MFA8v1.1:
- the CISD3 gene encoding CDGSH iron-sulfur domain-containing protein 3, mitochondrial isoform X3, with amino-acid sequence MRCVGAILRPAAHGAWDLNPRRDISSWLARWFPRTPARSVVALKTPIKVELVAGKTYRWCVCGRSKKQIREVTR; translated from the exons ATGCGCTGCGTGGGGGCGATCTTGCGGCCGGCGGCGCACGGCGCCTGG GACCTGAACCCGCGGCGGGACATCTCCTCCTGGCTG GCCCGGTGGTTCCCTAGAACCCCAGCCAGGTCTGTGGTGGCCCTGAAGACCCCCATCAAGGTGGAGCTGGTGGCAGGGAAAACCTacaggtggtgtgtgtgtggccgCAGCAAGAAGCAG ATTAGAGAGGTCACTCGGTGA
- the CISD3 gene encoding CDGSH iron-sulfur domain-containing protein 3, mitochondrial isoform X2: protein MRCVGAILRPAAHGAWDLNPRRDISSWLARWFPRTPARSVVALKTPIKVELVAGKTYRWCVCGRSKKQPFCDGSHFFQRTGLSPLKFKAQETRTVALCTCKATQRPPYCDGTHRSERVQKAEVGSPL from the exons ATGCGCTGCGTGGGGGCGATCTTGCGGCCGGCGGCGCACGGCGCCTGG GACCTGAACCCGCGGCGGGACATCTCCTCCTGGCTG GCCCGGTGGTTCCCTAGAACCCCAGCCAGGTCTGTGGTGGCCCTGAAGACCCCCATCAAGGTGGAGCTGGTGGCAGGGAAAACCTacaggtggtgtgtgtgtggccgCAGCAAGAAGCAG CCCTTCTGTGACGGCTCCCACTTCTTCCAACGCACTGGCCTATCTCCCCTCAAGTTCAAGGCCCAAGAGACCCGCACGGTGGCACTCTGTACCTGCAAGGCCACTCAGAGGCCCCCGTACTGCGATGGCACCCACAGGAGTGAGCGCGTGCAGAAGGCAGAAGTGGGCTCCCCACTCTGA
- the CISD3 gene encoding CDGSH iron-sulfur domain-containing protein 3, mitochondrial isoform X1, with protein MRCVGAILRPAAHGAWDLNPRRDISSWLARWFPRTPARSVVALKTPIKVELVAGKTYRWCVCGRSKKQVRPLPAFLLIPLGTAWCLHPSVTAPTSSNALAYLPSSSRPKRPARWHSVPARPLRGPRTAMAPTGVSACRRQKWAPHSEGAAAVQPQVALAPGL; from the exons ATGCGCTGCGTGGGGGCGATCTTGCGGCCGGCGGCGCACGGCGCCTGG GACCTGAACCCGCGGCGGGACATCTCCTCCTGGCTG GCCCGGTGGTTCCCTAGAACCCCAGCCAGGTCTGTGGTGGCCCTGAAGACCCCCATCAAGGTGGAGCTGGTGGCAGGGAAAACCTacaggtggtgtgtgtgtggccgCAGCAAGAAGCAGGTGAGACCCCTACCTGCCTTCCTACTGATACCTCTGGGAACAGCCTGGTGTCTCCA CCCTTCTGTGACGGCTCCCACTTCTTCCAACGCACTGGCCTATCTCCCCTCAAGTTCAAGGCCCAAGAGACCCGCACGGTGGCACTCTGTACCTGCAAGGCCACTCAGAGGCCCCCGTACTGCGATGGCACCCACAGGAGTGAGCGCGTGCAGAAGGCAGAAGTGGGCTCCCCACTCTGAGGGGGCTGCTGCTGTCCAGCCACAGGTGGCCTTGGCTCCCGGCCTCTGA
- the PCGF2 gene encoding polycomb group RING finger protein 2, with protein MHRTTRIKITELNPHLMCALCGGYFIDATTIVECLHSFCKTCIVRYLETNKYCPMCDVQVHKTRPLLSIRSDKTLQDIVYKLVPGLFKDEMKRRRDFYAAYPLTEVPNGSNEDRGEVLEQEKGALSDDEIVSLSIEFYEGARDRDEKKGPLENGDGDKEKTGVRFLRCPAAMTVMHLAKFLRNKMDVPSKYKVEVLYEDEPLKEYYTLMDIAYIYPWRRNGPLPLKYRVQPACKRLTLATAPAPSEGTNTSGASECESVSDKAPSPATLPATSSSLPSPATPSHGSPSSHGPPATHPTSPTPPSTASGATTAANGGTSNCLQTPSSTSRGRKMTVNGAPVPPLT; from the exons ATGCATCGGACTACACGGATCAAAATCACAGAGCTGAACCCCCACCTCATGTGTGCCCTCTGCGGGGGGTACTTCATTGACGCCACCACTATCGTGGAGTGCCTGCATTCCT TCTGCAAAACCTGCATCGTGCGCTACCTGGAGACCAACAAATACTGCCCCATGTGTGATGTGCAGGTCCATAAAACCCGGCCGCTGCTGAGCATCAG GTCTGACAAAACCCTTCAAGACATTGTCTACAAATTGGTCCCTGGGCTTTTTAAAG ATGAGATGAAACGGCGGCGGGATTTCTATGCAGCGTACCCCCTGACAGAGG TCCCCAACGGCTCCAACGAGGACCGCGGCGAGGTCTTGGAGCAGGAGAAGGGGGCTCTGAGCGATGATGAGATTGTCAGCCTCTCCATCGAATTCTACGAAGGCGCCAG GGACCGGGACGAGAAGAAGGGCCCCCTGGAGAATGGGGATGGGGACAAAGAGAAA ACAGGGGTGCGCTTCCTGCGATGCCCAGCAGCCATGACCGTCATGCATCTCGCCAAGTTTCTCCGCAACAAGATGGATGTGCCCAGCAAGTACAAG GTGGAGGTTCTGTACGAGGACGAGCCACTGAAGGAATACTACACCCTCATGGACATCGCCTACATCTACCCCTGGCGGCGG AACGGGCCCCTTCCTCTCAAGTACCGTGTCCAGCCAGCCTGCAAGCGGCTCACCCTAGCCACGGCGCCCGCCCCCTCCGAGGGCACCAACACCAGCGGGGCGTCCGAGTGTGAGTCAGTCAGCGACAAGgctcccagccctgccaccctgccagccacctcctcctccctgcccagcccagccaccCCATCCCATGGCTCTCCCAGCTCCCATGGGCCTCCAGCCACCCACCCTAcctcccccactcccccttcGACAGCCAGTGGGGCCACCACAGCTGCCAACGGGGGTACCTCGAACTGCCTGCAGACACCATCCTCCACCAGCAGAGGGCGCAAGATGACTGTCAACGGCGCTCCCGTGCCCCCCTTAACTTGA